The following are encoded in a window of Shewanella psychrotolerans genomic DNA:
- the uppS gene encoding polyprenyl diphosphate synthase, producing the protein MSIEPQTGTEFSNETLSELVKQSTPKHVAIIMDGNGRWAQTQGKPRVIGHKAGVKAVRRAVSTAREMGIGSLTLFAFSSENWRRPDKEVSLLMELFFTVLQRELKLLHKNGVRLNIIGDISRFSVRLQKQIASAMAKTADNDGLILNVAANYGGRWDIIQAAQTLAKKVESGEMNSSQFTEEALSQHLCMQNQPEVDLMIRTGGDYRISNFVLWQAAYAELVFTDVLWPDFDEQTFKDAVAVFATRQRRFGLTGSQIETLQAEC; encoded by the coding sequence ATGTCGATCGAACCTCAAACTGGCACTGAGTTTTCAAATGAAACACTCTCAGAGCTAGTAAAGCAGTCTACCCCTAAGCACGTTGCGATCATCATGGATGGGAATGGGCGCTGGGCTCAGACTCAAGGTAAGCCTCGTGTCATTGGACACAAAGCTGGGGTTAAGGCTGTTAGACGTGCCGTAAGCACGGCTCGAGAGATGGGGATAGGCTCACTGACATTGTTTGCATTTTCAAGTGAGAATTGGCGTAGACCCGACAAAGAAGTCAGTTTGTTGATGGAGCTATTTTTTACTGTGTTGCAAAGAGAACTCAAACTGCTGCACAAAAACGGCGTTCGTCTTAACATCATTGGTGATATCAGCCGTTTTTCAGTGCGTTTGCAAAAGCAAATTGCCTCCGCAATGGCGAAAACCGCCGATAATGATGGTTTGATTTTGAACGTTGCAGCCAACTATGGTGGTCGTTGGGACATTATCCAAGCGGCACAAACCTTAGCCAAAAAGGTTGAATCTGGTGAAATGAACAGCAGTCAGTTCACTGAGGAGGCGTTAAGTCAGCATTTATGCATGCAAAATCAGCCGGAAGTTGATTTAATGATCCGAACGGGTGGAGATTACCGCATCAGTAACTTTGTCCTCTGGCAGGCAGCCTATGCAGAGTTAGTATTTACTGATGTACTTTGGCCCGATTTCGATGAGCAAACCTTTAAAGATGCGGTAGCCGTATTTGCTACACGCCAGCGCCGTTTTGGGTTAACGGGATCTCAAATTGAGACATTACAGGCTGAATGCTAA
- the lpxA gene encoding acyl-ACP--UDP-N-acetylglucosamine O-acyltransferase: protein MIDKLAFVHPDAKIGNNVTIGPWTYIGADVEIGDDCHLSSHVVVKGPTVIGKGNRIFQFASVGEDCQDKKYAGEATRLIIGDNNVIRESVTIHRGTTQDKGETIIGSNNLFMAYVHIAHDCVVGNNVIMANNASIAGHVHVGDWAILGGMTGVHQFVHIGAHAFTAGYSLILQDVPPFVMASGQPAIPRGLNSEGLKRRGFSKESQIAVRRAYKTLYRKGLTIDEAVAELGEDVQDEQVKLLMDFVVNSGRGIIR from the coding sequence GTGATCGATAAGTTAGCGTTTGTACATCCAGATGCCAAGATAGGCAATAATGTCACCATAGGTCCGTGGACTTATATTGGTGCTGATGTCGAGATTGGTGACGACTGTCACCTTAGCTCCCATGTTGTGGTCAAAGGACCTACGGTTATTGGCAAAGGGAATCGCATTTTCCAGTTCGCCTCTGTGGGTGAAGATTGCCAAGATAAGAAGTATGCTGGCGAGGCAACACGTCTTATCATAGGTGATAACAATGTGATCCGAGAGTCGGTAACGATTCATCGTGGCACCACCCAAGATAAGGGTGAGACCATCATTGGTTCTAACAATCTGTTTATGGCCTATGTCCATATCGCTCATGATTGTGTGGTGGGTAATAACGTCATCATGGCCAATAACGCCTCTATCGCTGGCCACGTACATGTGGGTGACTGGGCGATTTTAGGTGGTATGACTGGAGTACATCAGTTTGTTCATATTGGTGCCCATGCATTTACAGCGGGTTACTCCTTGATACTGCAAGATGTACCACCATTTGTGATGGCTTCTGGTCAACCTGCGATACCTCGCGGACTTAACAGTGAAGGGCTTAAGCGTCGTGGTTTCTCTAAAGAGAGCCAGATCGCGGTACGCCGAGCTTATAAGACGCTCTATCGTAAAGGATTAACCATCGATGAAGCTGTTGCGGAATTAGGTGAAGACGTACAAGATGAGCAGGTCAAACTGCTAATGGATTTTGTGGTCAACTCTGGCCGAGGCATCATTCGCTAA
- the ispC gene encoding 1-deoxy-D-xylulose-5-phosphate reductoisomerase — MQRMVILGATGSIGASTLSVIEQNPQDYSVHTLVAHRSVDKMLDLCLKHNPSIAHMVDPQAAAELQRRLPAHMAITVSSGEDELASIVALPEVDTVMAAIVGAAGLPSTLAAVKAGKRVLLANKESLVMSGRLFIDAMQASGATVLPVDSEHNAIFQCLPETVQQSVGVCDLTSAGISHILLTGSGGPFLTSDLDTLSQMTPDQACKHPNWSMGRKISVDSASMMNKGLEYIEARWLFNATKAQLKVVVHPQSVIHSMVQYKDGSVLAQMGNPDMRTPIAHCMAYPQRILAGVEPLDFFKVGQLSFLEPDFERFPCLALAIEACEQGQEATTVLNAANEISVEAFLEGKIRFTDIAKINEFCLFRVVKQSLNTIEDILALDRQTRIVAAEYVKRTQSL, encoded by the coding sequence ATGCAAAGAATGGTGATTCTAGGAGCCACAGGTTCCATTGGTGCTAGTACCCTGAGTGTTATCGAGCAAAATCCTCAAGACTATTCGGTGCATACCTTGGTAGCGCACCGCAGTGTTGATAAAATGCTTGATTTGTGTCTTAAACACAATCCATCGATAGCCCATATGGTCGACCCTCAAGCGGCCGCCGAATTGCAGCGTCGTTTACCAGCGCATATGGCAATAACTGTTTCATCGGGTGAGGATGAACTGGCAAGCATAGTGGCTTTGCCAGAGGTCGATACCGTGATGGCAGCAATTGTCGGTGCAGCAGGTTTACCTTCTACGCTAGCGGCGGTCAAGGCGGGGAAAAGGGTACTGCTCGCTAACAAAGAATCACTGGTGATGTCAGGGCGATTGTTTATCGACGCCATGCAAGCTTCTGGGGCAACCGTGTTGCCAGTCGATAGCGAGCACAACGCCATTTTCCAGTGTCTGCCAGAAACTGTACAGCAATCTGTTGGTGTGTGCGATCTCACTTCGGCCGGTATTTCCCATATTTTACTTACGGGGTCAGGTGGACCTTTTCTCACCTCGGATCTCGATACCCTGAGTCAGATGACACCCGATCAGGCATGCAAGCATCCCAACTGGTCTATGGGTCGTAAGATTTCGGTCGATTCCGCCAGCATGATGAATAAGGGACTTGAGTATATCGAGGCGCGCTGGTTGTTTAATGCGACTAAAGCACAATTAAAGGTTGTGGTGCATCCGCAAAGCGTGATTCACTCTATGGTGCAATATAAAGATGGTAGTGTGCTGGCCCAGATGGGGAACCCGGATATGCGCACCCCTATTGCTCATTGCATGGCCTATCCACAAAGAATTTTGGCTGGTGTTGAACCTTTAGATTTTTTCAAAGTCGGACAGTTAAGCTTTCTTGAACCTGACTTTGAACGTTTTCCCTGTCTTGCATTAGCAATTGAAGCCTGTGAACAAGGGCAAGAAGCGACGACTGTGCTTAATGCTGCCAATGAAATTTCCGTTGAGGCGTTTCTTGAGGGTAAAATTCGTTTTACTGATATAGCAAAAATTAACGAGTTCTGTTTATTTAGGGTGGTTAAACAGAGTTTAAATACGATTGAAGATATTTTGGCGCTTGATCGCCAAACACGAATTGTTGCTGCTGAATATGTTAAGCGCACGCAATCGTTATAG
- a CDS encoding phosphatidate cytidylyltransferase produces MLKHRIITAVWLIPLVMGAIFFFPVEYFSWALVAVFLIAGKEWGRIIDKRCNITQWSFTLTIGILLVALNMLVPTEQVWLNGSLHPIFMAIMLIGAIWWAISLLLVLSFPKSSALWGKSHMFKSMFGQLTLIPCFTALIALKALSSEASPYYGGTLVFLVMLTVWATDSGAYFAGKALGKHKLMPNVSPAKTIEGLVGGLLTTMIVVAGIMYVSPEQEVGLIIAVTLFVAFVSAVGDLSESMFKRVAEIKDSGTILPGHGGVLDRIDSLTAALPVFTLLYIAFWM; encoded by the coding sequence TTGCTAAAACATAGAATAATAACAGCAGTATGGTTAATCCCCTTGGTTATGGGAGCCATATTCTTTTTCCCTGTGGAGTATTTTTCATGGGCGTTGGTTGCGGTCTTTTTAATCGCAGGCAAAGAGTGGGGGCGCATTATTGATAAGCGCTGTAATATTACTCAGTGGAGTTTTACCTTAACGATTGGGATACTGCTTGTTGCACTGAATATGTTAGTGCCGACGGAGCAAGTTTGGTTGAATGGTAGCTTACATCCCATATTTATGGCCATAATGCTGATTGGCGCCATTTGGTGGGCCATTTCATTATTACTCGTGCTCTCTTTCCCGAAAAGCTCCGCCTTGTGGGGCAAAAGTCACATGTTTAAGTCCATGTTTGGGCAGTTGACATTAATCCCTTGTTTTACGGCACTTATTGCACTAAAAGCCTTAAGCAGTGAAGCGAGTCCTTATTATGGTGGCACGTTAGTTTTCTTGGTGATGTTAACAGTATGGGCCACCGATTCAGGCGCTTATTTTGCAGGTAAAGCGTTAGGTAAACACAAGCTAATGCCTAATGTCAGTCCTGCGAAAACCATTGAGGGTCTAGTGGGCGGCCTATTAACCACTATGATTGTTGTCGCTGGCATTATGTATGTTTCGCCAGAGCAAGAAGTGGGCTTAATAATCGCTGTTACGCTATTTGTTGCCTTTGTTTCTGCGGTGGGCGACCTGTCTGAAAGTATGTTCAAACGTGTTGCAGAGATTAAAGATTCTGGGACTATTTTACCTGGTCATGGTGGTGTATTAGACCGTATCGATAGTCTAACCGCTGCGCTACCGGTGTTTACGCTACTTTATATCGCATTTTGGATGTAA
- the lpxD gene encoding UDP-3-O-(3-hydroxymyristoyl)glucosamine N-acyltransferase, with translation MTSYTLREIATHLNAEVQGDDTVKINRVATLENAQVGEISFLANPKYQSQLEGTFASAVLLSPKSAEGFEGNAIVLKDPYVGFARVAQLLDSTPKAAESVHPSAVIDPSAMLGEGIAIGANVVVGPNVIIGENVQIGPGCVIGQDSIIGSGTILWANVTLYHDVHLGQSCIIHSGSVIGSDGFGYANERGQWIKIPQTGGVRIGNNVEVGACTSIDRGAIDHTEIHDGVIIDNQVQIAHNVVIGANSALAGGSIIAGSVTIGKYCIVGGNSAVAGHLSIADGTHVSGGTNVTSVIREPGVYSSATVAMENKVWRRNTVRFRQLDELFQRVKKLEKNVKSDD, from the coding sequence ATGACAAGCTACACATTGAGAGAGATTGCCACTCACTTAAATGCCGAAGTACAAGGTGATGACACGGTTAAAATTAACCGTGTTGCCACGCTAGAAAATGCACAGGTCGGTGAGATCTCTTTTTTAGCCAATCCTAAATACCAAAGCCAACTCGAAGGCACTTTCGCTTCTGCAGTGTTGTTGTCGCCTAAGAGTGCCGAAGGCTTTGAGGGTAACGCCATCGTACTTAAGGATCCTTATGTTGGTTTTGCTAGGGTTGCCCAGTTACTGGACTCAACCCCAAAAGCGGCTGAATCAGTCCATCCTAGTGCGGTAATTGATCCTTCGGCTATGTTGGGAGAAGGCATAGCAATAGGTGCTAATGTGGTAGTTGGTCCAAATGTTATTATTGGGGAAAATGTCCAGATTGGTCCTGGTTGTGTAATAGGGCAAGATTCTATTATCGGTTCAGGTACAATTTTATGGGCCAATGTCACCCTCTATCATGACGTTCACCTAGGTCAGAGCTGTATCATCCATTCGGGTAGCGTGATAGGTTCCGACGGTTTTGGTTATGCTAATGAGCGTGGTCAATGGATCAAAATCCCCCAAACGGGTGGCGTACGTATTGGTAATAATGTCGAAGTCGGTGCTTGTACTAGCATAGATAGAGGCGCTATAGACCATACCGAAATCCATGATGGTGTGATTATTGACAATCAAGTACAGATTGCCCATAACGTGGTGATTGGGGCTAATAGTGCATTGGCTGGTGGTTCAATCATTGCTGGTAGTGTCACAATTGGTAAGTATTGCATTGTAGGCGGTAATAGCGCTGTTGCTGGGCATTTATCTATTGCAGATGGTACCCATGTCTCGGGTGGAACAAACGTCACGAGTGTTATCAGGGAGCCTGGTGTATACTCTTCGGCTACCGTCGCGATGGAAAACAAAGTCTGGCGCCGAAATACGGTTAGATTTAGACAGCTAGACGAGTTATTCCAGCGCGTTAAAAAGCTTGAAAAAAACGTTAAATCAGATGATTAA
- the fabZ gene encoding 3-hydroxyacyl-ACP dehydratase FabZ has translation MSNQLNTMDIKEILKFLPHRYPFLLIDRVLDFTPGETLHAIKNVTINEPFFQGHFPVQPVMPGVLILEAMAQATGLLAFKTMSDAPSNDALYYFAGIDKARFKRVVEPGDQLHFEVKMIKERRGIGVFTGEAKVDGELVCSAEIMCARREISK, from the coding sequence GTGTCAAATCAATTAAACACAATGGATATCAAAGAGATCCTGAAGTTTCTACCTCACAGATATCCGTTTTTATTGATCGATAGAGTTCTAGACTTTACGCCAGGCGAAACACTGCATGCGATCAAAAATGTGACCATTAATGAGCCGTTTTTTCAAGGTCATTTCCCTGTACAGCCTGTGATGCCTGGTGTATTGATCCTTGAGGCGATGGCTCAGGCGACTGGCTTGTTAGCATTTAAGACGATGAGCGATGCGCCTTCAAATGATGCTCTATATTATTTTGCCGGTATTGATAAGGCGCGTTTCAAACGTGTTGTCGAACCTGGTGATCAACTTCATTTTGAAGTAAAAATGATTAAAGAACGCCGCGGGATTGGGGTGTTTACCGGTGAAGCCAAGGTGGATGGTGAACTAGTTTGTTCAGCTGAAATCATGTGTGCCCGTAGAGAGATTAGCAAGTGA
- the rseP gene encoding sigma E protease regulator RseP, which translates to MLDFLWNLGSFVIALGVLITAHEYGHFWVARRCGVKVERFSIGFGKAIWRKVGADGTEYVLAVIPLGGYVKMLDERVDDVPEALKSQAFNRKSVWQRIAIVGAGPMANFIFAIFALYIMYLIGVPSLKPVIESTQVDTPAEIIKVNKPMQVIAIGDQSVRNWEEVTYALVGHIGDEQISMTLAPLSGVMGEERTYLLDTRQWQFDPEKQSPITSLGLDIYRPEISPTLGLVSDDGAAHAAGVKVGDTIIAINGSSYRDWDSFVEQIKASANKTVSITVKRNGEQLKLSVTPKARTLDDGSVEGVIGVAPNQAPWPEEMRLQLEYGFGESFVVAADKTWQLVSVSIKMIGKLFTGDVSVKNLSGPISIAQGAGSSANYGLVYFLGFLALISVNLGIINLLPLPVLDGGHLLYYFIEVITGRPVPEKVQEIGFRFGAAMLLMLMSIALFNDFSRL; encoded by the coding sequence ATGCTGGATTTTTTATGGAACCTAGGTTCCTTTGTCATTGCCTTAGGTGTGTTGATCACTGCGCACGAATATGGACACTTTTGGGTTGCTAGACGTTGCGGCGTTAAGGTCGAGCGCTTCTCGATCGGTTTTGGCAAAGCTATCTGGCGCAAGGTGGGTGCCGATGGGACCGAGTATGTCTTAGCTGTTATCCCGCTCGGTGGCTATGTTAAGATGCTCGATGAGCGTGTTGATGATGTGCCTGAAGCGTTGAAGTCGCAAGCCTTTAATCGAAAGTCGGTATGGCAACGTATCGCCATTGTCGGCGCTGGCCCCATGGCAAACTTCATCTTTGCTATTTTTGCGCTTTATATCATGTATCTCATCGGCGTGCCGTCGTTAAAACCGGTAATTGAATCGACCCAAGTCGATACCCCCGCAGAGATCATCAAAGTTAATAAGCCGATGCAGGTTATTGCTATCGGCGACCAAAGTGTACGCAATTGGGAGGAGGTCACTTATGCCTTAGTTGGTCATATTGGTGACGAGCAAATCTCGATGACTTTGGCACCATTATCAGGCGTGATGGGTGAAGAGCGTACTTACCTGCTCGATACTCGCCAATGGCAGTTTGACCCGGAAAAGCAATCACCAATCACCTCATTAGGTTTAGATATTTATCGCCCCGAGATCTCACCGACGTTAGGTTTAGTTAGTGATGACGGTGCAGCGCATGCGGCTGGCGTAAAAGTTGGCGATACCATAATCGCTATCAACGGCAGTTCCTATCGCGATTGGGATAGCTTTGTTGAGCAGATAAAAGCCTCGGCCAATAAAACCGTTAGCATCACTGTAAAGCGAAACGGTGAACAGCTTAAGCTAAGCGTTACACCCAAAGCGCGTACGTTAGATGATGGCAGTGTCGAAGGCGTTATTGGTGTGGCGCCAAATCAAGCTCCTTGGCCTGAAGAGATGCGTCTTCAGTTAGAGTATGGCTTTGGTGAATCTTTTGTGGTTGCTGCAGATAAAACGTGGCAACTTGTGTCAGTCAGCATTAAGATGATTGGCAAATTGTTTACTGGCGATGTGTCGGTGAAGAATCTCAGTGGTCCTATTTCCATTGCACAAGGTGCGGGAAGTAGTGCTAACTATGGGTTAGTTTATTTTTTAGGATTCCTAGCATTAATTAGCGTGAATTTAGGCATTATTAATTTATTGCCTTTACCCGTGCTAGATGGTGGGCATCTGTTATATTACTTCATCGAAGTGATCACAGGCAGGCCTGTACCAGAAAAGGTACAGGAAATTGGATTCAGATTTGGGGCAGCTATGCTGCTAATGTTGATGAGTATCGCCCTTTTCAATGATTTTTCCCGACTCTGA
- the bamA gene encoding outer membrane protein assembly factor BamA: MRLNKIFASMLLVGASLSGNGWAETFQPFEVTDIQVQGLQRVALGAALLNIPIKVGDTVDETRLQQAIKSLYSSTNFEHIEVARDGSVLVVTVKERPTISVVSFEGNKDIKDEQLQESLDGSGVKVGESLDRTMLSGIEKSLQDFYYGVGKYGAKVEAQVINLPRNRVELKFKFTEGLAAEIHQINVVGNTVFTDAELIGMLELKDYVAWWDLFGERRYQKQKLQADLETIKTFYHNRGYIRFDVTSTQVAMTPDRKGLYITINVNEGEQYKVKDVNLTGDLMGREEVMQAILPIKVGDTYNGGDVTFTEEMYGKYLGRFGYAYPEVKTFPEIDDETKEVTLNVNIKPGKRVYVRSINFTGNQVTKDEVLRRELRQMEGAWLNSAQVEQSKARLNRLGYFETVDTQTVQVPGTDDLVDVAFNVKEQPSGSFNAGVGYGTESGLSLQFGVQQSNFLGTGNQAGINLNTNKYSKNVNISYTDPYFTKDGVSLGGSLFWSEFDANEANLERYKNSSYGVTLNSGFPINEYNRINGGLGYRHNEISEISGYEQALRFYNIYRDINDPEADLAFDNFELNLGWYRSTLNRGTFPTNGSSQRLSGKMTVPGSDLQYFKTDFDTSFYWPITRSHSFVFLTKARLGYGNGYGQFDRNDQILPFWENYYSGGSSSLRGFKSNSVGPRSFYLYRGSEPCSPDPSGDGCLLPGDPNRVTVSDGRSIGGNAIATATIEVIVPTPFLDEAYSNSVRTSFFVDAGNVWDTEFDYDSYKFLPAEQFAKLEDYSDPGRIRASAGMSVQWLSPMGPMVFSLAWPIKEYEDDDTEIFSFNIGKTF; this comes from the coding sequence ATGAGATTGAATAAAATTTTTGCCTCGATGTTATTAGTCGGTGCGTCTTTATCAGGGAACGGTTGGGCAGAGACATTCCAGCCATTTGAAGTTACCGACATACAAGTGCAAGGCTTGCAACGTGTTGCGCTTGGTGCCGCCTTGTTGAATATTCCTATTAAAGTGGGAGATACCGTCGACGAAACGCGTTTGCAACAAGCGATCAAGAGCTTATATTCGTCGACTAACTTTGAACATATTGAAGTCGCCCGAGACGGAAGTGTGCTTGTGGTGACCGTAAAAGAACGTCCAACTATCAGCGTGGTCTCTTTCGAGGGTAACAAAGATATTAAGGATGAGCAGTTACAAGAAAGTCTTGATGGTAGTGGCGTTAAAGTCGGTGAGTCTTTGGATCGCACCATGCTTAGCGGCATCGAAAAAAGCCTACAAGATTTCTATTATGGTGTTGGTAAATACGGCGCCAAAGTTGAAGCGCAGGTGATAAATCTACCCCGTAATCGTGTCGAACTTAAATTTAAGTTCACTGAAGGTTTAGCGGCAGAGATCCATCAAATCAATGTGGTCGGTAATACCGTATTTACCGATGCCGAGTTGATCGGAATGCTTGAACTTAAAGATTATGTCGCTTGGTGGGATCTCTTTGGTGAGCGTCGTTACCAGAAGCAAAAGCTGCAAGCAGATCTTGAGACAATCAAAACCTTTTATCATAATCGTGGTTATATTCGATTCGATGTCACTTCGACTCAGGTGGCGATGACGCCAGATCGCAAAGGACTCTATATCACAATTAACGTCAATGAAGGTGAGCAGTATAAGGTGAAAGACGTTAACCTTACTGGTGATCTGATGGGGCGCGAAGAGGTGATGCAGGCGATTTTACCTATTAAGGTCGGCGATACTTACAACGGCGGAGATGTCACTTTTACCGAAGAGATGTATGGTAAATATCTTGGTCGTTTCGGTTATGCCTACCCAGAAGTGAAGACTTTTCCTGAAATTGACGATGAGACCAAAGAGGTCACACTCAACGTTAATATTAAACCGGGTAAGCGGGTTTATGTTCGCAGTATTAACTTCACTGGTAACCAAGTCACCAAAGATGAAGTGCTGCGCCGAGAGCTCCGCCAGATGGAAGGTGCCTGGTTAAATTCAGCGCAAGTTGAGCAATCAAAAGCACGTCTTAATCGTTTAGGGTATTTTGAAACGGTTGATACTCAAACAGTTCAAGTGCCAGGCACTGACGATCTTGTCGATGTTGCTTTTAACGTGAAAGAGCAGCCTTCTGGCTCATTTAACGCGGGTGTTGGTTATGGTACTGAATCGGGTCTTAGCCTGCAGTTTGGTGTTCAACAAAGTAACTTCCTAGGTACAGGCAATCAGGCTGGAATAAACCTCAATACCAATAAATACTCTAAAAACGTTAATATTTCTTATACCGATCCTTATTTTACTAAAGATGGTGTCAGCTTGGGTGGAAGCCTTTTCTGGAGTGAGTTTGATGCAAATGAGGCTAACTTAGAACGTTATAAGAATAGCTCTTATGGTGTTACATTGAATTCGGGTTTCCCGATCAATGAATACAATCGTATTAACGGCGGTTTAGGCTATCGTCATAACGAAATCTCTGAGATTTCAGGTTATGAACAGGCCTTGCGTTTCTATAACATTTACCGTGATATAAATGATCCAGAAGCCGATCTCGCATTCGATAACTTCGAGCTAAATCTTGGTTGGTATCGCAGTACCCTAAACCGAGGCACTTTCCCAACAAATGGTTCATCACAACGTTTAAGCGGTAAGATGACTGTACCTGGGTCTGATCTACAATATTTTAAGACTGATTTCGATACCAGTTTTTACTGGCCAATTACCCGAAGTCACAGCTTTGTATTCTTGACTAAAGCCCGTTTAGGTTATGGTAATGGTTATGGCCAATTTGATAGAAATGACCAAATTCTGCCCTTCTGGGAAAACTATTACTCTGGTGGTAGCAGCTCACTACGTGGCTTTAAATCTAATTCAGTCGGTCCGCGTTCATTCTACTTATATCGTGGTAGTGAACCTTGTTCACCAGATCCGTCGGGTGATGGCTGTTTGCTTCCAGGCGATCCTAATCGTGTAACGGTAAGCGATGGACGCTCTATTGGTGGTAATGCTATTGCGACAGCGACGATAGAAGTGATTGTACCGACCCCGTTTTTGGATGAGGCTTATAGCAACTCAGTACGGACCAGTTTCTTTGTTGATGCTGGTAACGTTTGGGATACCGAGTTTGACTATGACTCATATAAATTCTTGCCAGCAGAGCAGTTTGCTAAGCTAGAAGATTACTCAGATCCAGGTCGTATCCGTGCGTCTGCGGGTATGAGTGTACAATGGTTGTCGCCTATGGGACCTATGGTATTTAGTCTTGCATGGCCAATCAAAGAATATGAAGATGACGATACCGAAATCTTCTCGTTCAACATTGGTAAAACTTTCTAA
- the frr gene encoding ribosome recycling factor — protein sequence MINEIKADAKLRMGKCVEATKTQMAKVRTGRAHPSLLDSIKVSYYGSMTPLKQVGNVSIEDSRTLAVTVFDSTLIPVVEKAIMSSDLGLNPMSAGTTIRIPLPALTEERRKDLIKVVRAEAENGRIAVRNVRRDANSDVKALEKDKECTEDDVRRSEDEIQKFTDAHVKMIDEILAAKEAELMEV from the coding sequence GTGATTAATGAGATCAAAGCAGATGCGAAACTTCGCATGGGTAAATGTGTAGAAGCGACTAAGACTCAAATGGCTAAAGTGCGTACAGGCCGTGCTCACCCAAGTCTACTTGATTCAATCAAGGTGTCTTATTACGGCTCAATGACGCCGCTTAAGCAAGTGGGTAATGTGTCAATTGAAGATTCAAGAACACTGGCTGTAACGGTATTTGATTCGACGCTAATTCCTGTGGTAGAAAAAGCGATTATGAGTTCAGATCTTGGTCTTAATCCAATGTCAGCAGGTACAACTATCCGTATTCCGCTACCAGCCTTAACTGAAGAACGCCGTAAAGACTTAATCAAAGTTGTTCGCGCTGAGGCTGAAAATGGTCGTATCGCAGTACGTAACGTACGTCGTGATGCGAACTCAGATGTAAAAGCATTAGAGAAAGACAAAGAGTGTACAGAAGATGATGTACGTCGCAGTGAAGACGAGATTCAAAAGTTTACTGATGCTCACGTTAAAATGATTGACGAGATTTTGGCTGCAAAAGAAGCTGAGTTGATGGAAGTCTAA
- a CDS encoding OmpH family outer membrane protein codes for MFNRAMMVLVLLGAPIAAQAEKIAVVDMQAVFEQLPQREEVSKTLKTEFGDRVASVQKMQDELRTMLETQQRDAALMSETQKTEMLRKMESIKAELQLKGKALDEDMRRRNGEEQNKLLVKVQKAISAIAEKEQYDVVLQRGAVIYVKPASDISSKVVEALSKG; via the coding sequence ATGTTTAATCGCGCAATGATGGTTTTGGTTCTTTTAGGTGCACCAATTGCTGCGCAAGCTGAGAAAATTGCGGTTGTTGATATGCAAGCGGTATTTGAACAATTACCTCAGCGTGAAGAAGTGAGCAAAACCCTTAAAACGGAATTTGGTGACCGTGTTGCCAGTGTGCAAAAGATGCAAGACGAGTTGCGCACTATGCTTGAAACTCAGCAACGTGATGCAGCGTTGATGAGCGAAACTCAAAAGACTGAAATGTTACGTAAGATGGAATCAATCAAAGCCGAATTACAGCTTAAAGGTAAGGCTCTTGATGAAGATATGCGTCGTCGTAACGGTGAAGAGCAAAACAAGTTGCTAGTTAAAGTTCAAAAAGCGATTAGCGCAATTGCTGAGAAAGAGCAATATGACGTAGTGCTTCAGCGCGGTGCTGTTATTTACGTTAAACCTGCTTCAGATATCAGCAGCAAAGTTGTTGAAGCGTTGAGTAAAGGCTAA